DNA sequence from the Agromyces aureus genome:
ACTGGCATTGCGTTTCAGCGGAAGTCGAACCTGGCGTCGCGTCGGCCGACGAGCGCGTCGCCGTGCGCGGGTCATGAGTCGAGGGGCGGATGCCGCGGCATCCGCCCCTCTTCCGCACCGTCGCGGGTGCTCGGCCACCGAGCTCAGAGCGGGAACAGCAGGGCGACGCCCGTGCCGACGAGCCACACCGACCAGGCCATGTAGGCGAACGGCGTGACCGCACCCGCGAGCCGCCAGCCGCGCTCCTCGAAGCCGCCGACGAACTCGAGCGAGCAGAGCGCCAGCACAGCGCCGACGAGGATGCCGGCGAGCCCGATCCACCACGGCACCGTGGCGGATTGCATGATCGCGACGCCGACGAGGATCGTCCACGCGCCGCTGAAGAGGTAGCCGAGGTGCTCGCCCACGGCGACGCCCAGGTAGCGGTTGAACGACTGGAACACGATCTCGATCGCCTCGCGGCGCGCGGGGGACGCATCGGGGTCTGCGCTCTCCCTCGCCAGGTACGGAACGAGGAACGGCCAGCGCACGAGGCCCAGGAACTGCACCGCGGCCGCGAGCACCCCGATGACGAGGCCCGTCGCGACGAGCGTCGCATCGGCGCCGACCAGCGTGCCGGCGACGAGCACGGAGGCCGGAGCGAGCAGCACGGCCGTCATCGCGAAGAACCACCAGAGGAGCACCAGCGACGACCCGCCCTCGCGGAAGCGCTCGAGCACCTCGCGCGTGGGCCTGCGCAGGATGTCGGGGTACGAGAACCGCGCGGCGAGGGCCGCGAACGCGACGTTGAACGCGATCGGGAGCACGATCAACAGGATGCCGGTGGCGATGCGCATCACGTCAGGCCTCCGTCGTGGCGAGGTCGGCCGGGGAAGCCTGCTGCGCGGGCCGGGACTGTGACTCGCGCCGCTTCGGTCGCGGGCCGAGGATCCAGCGGAGCACCAGACCGGTGAGCACCATCGCGACGACCGCACCACTCGAGCCGAAGACGACGTGGCCCCGGTCGAGGTCGACGATGACGAACGACGTGATGACCCACGCGGCGGCCCAGGAGAGCGCGACGACCGCGGCCCAGAGCATGCCGACGCGAAGACGCGCGCCGAGCACGACCGCCTGCGCCGCCCCCACCAGGAGGCCGGTCACGAGCCCGGTGAGCGCAGCCGCCACCGGGGCGACGGGCGGCCCGAACAGCGCTGCCGACAACGCGGATCCGGCGCCGAACGCGACCGTCGTCGCGACGGGCCAGCGCCAGTCGACGGTGCGCCCGAGCGCGAGCCACTGGGCGCCGCCGAGGATCGCACCGGCGATCACTCCCGCCGCGAGCGCCGTCATCGAGTCGGTCACCGATCCGACGGCGAGCATCGCGAGCAGGCCGCCGAGCGGAAAGGCGAGGAACGTGGGAATCCAGCGAAGGAAGGACATGCGGTACTCCGATCTGCGTTGCGTACGTCGTACGTTATCGCATAATGTACGATGTACGCAACATATCGAGACACCTGGCATCGAGGAGCACGGATGACCGACACCACCGCCCCACGCGAACGGCGGCGCCGCAACTCCCTCACCGAAGACGAGATCCTCGACGCCGCCGAGGCCGTCGCCGCAGACGGGTTCGCGGCCCTGACCATCCGCGCGGTCGCCGACGCGCTCGGCGCGTCGCCCATGGCGCTCTACCGCTACTTCGCGACGAAGGACGAGCTCGTCGACGCCCTGCTCGACCGCGTGCTCGGGCGCTTCGAGTTCGGCGACGAATCCGGCGCATCCGGTGATCCCCGGGCCGACCTCGACGACTTCGCGCACCGGCACCTCGCGCTGCTGCTCGAACACCCGTGGGCCGTCGCGGCGCTCGTCGCGCACCCGTTGCCGGGCCCCAACGCCTTCCCGATCGGCGAGCGCGCCCTCGCGATCCTCGAGCGCGCGGGCATCACCGGCGACGACGCGGTCGCCCTCTTCAGCGGCATCCTCGCGCTCAACTACGGGTGGGCCTCGTTCGCGGTCTCGCGCGACGAGCCCGACGCGGCCTCGAGCATGGCGCGCCTCTTCGCCGCCACGGCGCCCGGCCTGCCCCGCACCGCCGCGGTCGCCGCCGAAATGCAGCGCTACGGCAGCGAGGACCACTACGACCGCGTGATCGCGCGCCTGCTGCACACGGTCGGCTGAGCCGACGGCTGACCCGCCGACCCACCAACGCGCGGCACGACGAGAGGGGCGGATGCCGCGGCATCCGCCCCTCTGGAGGTTCGCGTCGAGCCCGCGCTACGCGGGCGTCTGCTGGTGCGCCGCCACGTGCCAGGCGCCGTCGTCGTAGACGTACGTGGTCGACATGCGGAGGTTCGCGGTGTCGTCGCCACGGCGGGCGACCGCCCGGTAGACGACGATGCCCGCGCGATCGCCGAGACGGATCACCGCGGGCTCGTGCAGTTCGTAGGACTCCCACGGCGGCGTCGCGCGGAAGCGGGCGAGGATCTCGTCTCGACCGAGCGTCGCCCCCTCGACGACCATGAGGGCATCGCGGGTCATCGAGCGTTGGTAGTGCTCGCCGCCGCGACCGTCGAGGATCGCCTTCCATCCGGCGTGCTCTTCGTGCAACAGACGGGCGGGCAGATCATCGGTGATCTCGGTCATGGCGACAACGCTAACCGCGATCGGATGCCGCGGCTAGGGCGTTCTCGACCCTGCCCCGGAGATTCTCGGCGACACGCCGATCCGGACCGGCGCCACGCCAGAGCGCCAGCGCGGATCCGGAGTTCGGGCGGCGTCGGCGCCCGGCCGCGGCATCCGCCCCGCTGCCCTTCCTACAGCCAGCCCTTGCGCTTGAAGAGGCCGTAGAGCACGCCCGCGAAGGCGAGCATGAGTGCGAGGGCGAACGGGTAGCCCCAGGGCTCGTCGAGCTCGGGCATGTGCGTGAAGTTCATGCCGTAGATGCCGGCCACGAGGGTCGGCGCGAAGATGATCGCCGCCCAGCTCGACACCTTCTTGGCCTGCTCACTCTGGGCGACGGCCGCCTCGGAGAGCACCTTCGTCTCCTCGTTCTGGCGCTGCGCCACGAGCGTGGAGTGCACCTGCAGCGCGTTCTGCAGCAACTGGCGGAACGTGTCGCCGTGCTCGACGATGCGCAGCACGTGGTCCTTCACGTCGCGCAGGTACCGCTGCAGTTCGAGGTCGACCGCGTACTTCTCGAACCCGCGCTCGAGCGCGTCGAACATGCCGACGAGCGGGCGCGTCGCGCGCTGGAACTCCATCACCTCGCTCGCAAGGTCGTAGATGCGACGCGTCACCTCGGGGTCGCCGGAGAAGAGCTGCTCCTCGATCTCGTCGATGTCGTTCTCGAGGCCCGCGTCGACGGGCGCGTACTCGTCGACGACCTCGTCGAGCACGGCGTAGAGCACCGCTTCGGGCCCCCTCGCCAGCAGCTCGGGCGAGGATTCGAGGCGGCGACGCACCTTCGCGAGGTCGGGCGACTCGGCATGACGGATCGTGATCGCGTAGTCGGGGCCGGTGAACACGTGCAGCTCGCCGAACTCGACCTGCTCGACGTCGTCGAGGTAGCGGGCCGGGCGCAGCACCACGAAGAGCGAGTCGCCGTAGCGCTCGAGCTTCGCGCGCTGGTGCCCCTTGCGGGTGTCCTCGACGGCGAGCGGGTGGAGGCCGAACTCGGCCGCGAGCGCGTCGAGTTCGGCGTCGGTCGGCCGGTAGAGCCCGATCCACACGAACCCGCCGTGCGACTCATGGGTCTCGAAGGTCTCCTCGAGCGAGGCGGGGGTGGCGACCCGGAGGCCGTCCTTGTAGATCGCATTGTCGACGACGGGCACCGCGTCAGTCTGCCACCTGACCCCGCGCGACGAGCGCCCGTTCGTCGGAACGGCGGCCTTCGGCGCCAGTGATCTTTTGCACCTGAACGTACGAATGTCGTTCATTGACACTGCGACTTTCTGCGAAGTAGTCTGCACATCAGATCGCAAGGCGGCGAAACCGAGGTGGGTTCAGCACTCTCGTCACCGGTGCGATCCGGGCCGGCACCCGCTGGCATCCGCACCGGTCGACGACGACGGAGGTCTGCATGCTCCCCGCCCCGGTGATCGCTGCCGCCCTCGAACCAGCGCTCGAGCAGGGCCTCGAAGAACGCATCGACGACGCCCTCGGCGACGTCACCGCCCTCGCCGGCGCCCACTGGAACGAGATCGGGCGCCGCACCGAGATCGCTGGGCCCGAGATGGCGGACCTCGTTGCCGGCGCCCGGGCCGCCGACGGCGGCAAGTACCTGCGGCCCCGACTCGCGGCGGCCGCGTTTCTCGCGCACGGCGGCACGGATGTCGCGCTGCTGCGGCACGTCGCCGGCGCAGTGCAGCTCGTGCACCTCGCCCTCTGCGCCCACGACGACGTCATCGACGGCGATCGGGTGCGCCACGGCCGCCCGAACGTCATCGGCCGCACCGAGGCGAACACCCTCGCGGCCGGGCTCGGCGCTTCGGCCGCGATCCGCCAGGGCGAGGCGTCCGGCCTGCTCGCGGGCGACCTCGCGCTGAACGCCGCCGCCATCGCGCTCATCACGGCGCCCGCGCAGGACCGCGTACGCCTGCGTCTCGCGGCCGTCGCGCTCGACGCGATCGAGCAGACCGTCGCTGGCGAGCTGCTCGACGTGCGCAGCGAGACCCTGCCGCCCGAGCAGAGTCGGCCGCTGCTCGTCGCTCGGCTGAAGACGGCCGCATACAGCGTGACGCTGCCGTTGCAGCTCGGCGCGATCGCGGCGGGCGCCGACGGTTCGAGCACCGGCGACCCGGCGGAACTCGACCGTATCGAACGGGTGGGAACCGCGCTCGGCATCGCCTACCAGCTCGGCGACGACGACCTCGGACTGTTCGGCGCGACCGAGACGACCGGGAAGTCGACGATCTCCGACCTGCGCGACGGCAAGCGCACGGAGCACATCCGGCTCGCCCTCGAACGCGCCGCGCCGGCCGACCGCGCGCGCATCGTGCAGGCGCTCGGCTCGCCCGAGGCCGACGAGGAGGACGCCCGACGGGTCCGCGAGATCGTGACGGCGACCGGTGCCCGCGCCTCGGTCCACGAGCTGATCCGCACCCACCTCGAGCTCGGCATCCGCACCGCCAGGGCAGAGCTGCCGGCCCAGCTCGCCGAGTATCTCGCCGGGCTCGCCCTGTCGCTCAGGCACCGCACGAGCTGAGGATGCCGCGGCGCCAGCCCGCGACATCCGCAGGCCGCGAAGCACGACCCGCCAGGTACGACGCACGACCGAACAGACCAGAAGAACGCACCAGAAGAACAGACCGAAGACCAGACCAGACCAGACCAGAAGCCAAGCGAACACCGGCACCGGGCCCGCCCCGGACGCACGACCCCTCGATCGAAGGAGACCGACGTGGAGCACCACGCCCAGCACGAGCCCGCCGCCCAGCCGACCGAGGCCGACGGGGGCGCCCGCGCCACCGAGTGGACCAGGGGTCGCGTGGGCCTCTGGTTGATCGGAGCACGCGGGTCGGTCGCGACGACCGTCGCGGTCGGCGTGCACGCCCTCGGCGCGCGCATCGCGCCGCCGACCGGCTGCACGACGTCGGGCCCGGGGTTCGCCGAGGTTCCGCTGCCCGGGTTCGACGAGATCGTCATCGGCGGGCACGACCTCAGCACCACGCCGGTCGGGCTGCGCGCCGAGCAGCTCGCCGCCGCGGGCATGATCCCCGCCGCGATCGTCGCGGCGGTGCGCGACGAGCTCGACGCCGTCGATGCCGAGGTACGGCCCGGCTACGACCCGTCGACCCACACGGGCAGCCAGTCCGAGGCCGTCGCGCGGCTCGCCGCCGACCTCGTCGACTTCCGCGAGCGGAACGGCCTCGCACACGTCACGGTCGTCGACGTGTCGTCGACCGAGCCGCTGCCGGCCGACCGCCCCGAGTTCCACGACCCCGCGCTGCTCGCGGCCGCCATCGCCGAGCCCGGGGCCGCCGTGCTGCCGCCCAGCTCGATCGCGGCCCTCGCCGCGGTCGAGGCCGGCGCCTCGTACGCCTGCTTCACGCCCTCGGCCGGACTCGGCCTGCCGGCGCTCCGCGCCATCGCCCGACCGCGCATCGCGTTCGCCGGGCAGGACGGCAAGACCGGCGAGACCCTGCTGCGCACGGTGCTCGCGCCCATGTTCGTGGAGCGCGGCATGCACGTGCTCTCGTGGGCCGGCGCGAACCTCCTGGGCGGCGGTGACGGGCAGACGCTCGCCGACCCCGAGGCCGTGCGAAGCAAGCTCGCGTCGAAGACGCGCGGCCTGCACAGCCTCGTCGGCGAGCACGTCGTCGCCCCGCTGCACATCGACAACGTGCCCGACCTCGGCGACGTGAAGACCGCGTGGGACCACGTGCACGCCGAGGGGTTCCTGTCGAGCCGCATCACGCTGCAGACCACGTGGACCGCCTACGACTCCATGCTCGCCGCGCCGCTCGTGATCGACCTCGCGCGCCTGCTGTCGCTGGCCGGGGCCGCCGGGGTGCGCGGCGTCGTGCCGGCGCTCGGGAGCTTCTTCAAGGACCCGTGGGGCAGCGAGGTG
Encoded proteins:
- a CDS encoding DUF4386 domain-containing protein: MRIATGILLIVLPIAFNVAFAALAARFSYPDILRRPTREVLERFREGGSSLVLLWWFFAMTAVLLAPASVLVAGTLVGADATLVATGLVIGVLAAAVQFLGLVRWPFLVPYLARESADPDASPARREAIEIVFQSFNRYLGVAVGEHLGYLFSGAWTILVGVAIMQSATVPWWIGLAGILVGAVLALCSLEFVGGFEERGWRLAGAVTPFAYMAWSVWLVGTGVALLFPL
- a CDS encoding TetR/AcrR family transcriptional regulator, which gives rise to MTDTTAPRERRRRNSLTEDEILDAAEAVAADGFAALTIRAVADALGASPMALYRYFATKDELVDALLDRVLGRFEFGDESGASGDPRADLDDFAHRHLALLLEHPWAVAALVAHPLPGPNAFPIGERALAILERAGITGDDAVALFSGILALNYGWASFAVSRDEPDAASSMARLFAATAPGLPRTAAVAAEMQRYGSEDHYDRVIARLLHTVG
- a CDS encoding nuclear transport factor 2 family protein, translating into MTEITDDLPARLLHEEHAGWKAILDGRGGEHYQRSMTRDALMVVEGATLGRDEILARFRATPPWESYELHEPAVIRLGDRAGIVVYRAVARRGDDTANLRMSTTYVYDDGAWHVAAHQQTPA
- a CDS encoding magnesium and cobalt transport protein CorA, with translation MPVVDNAIYKDGLRVATPASLEETFETHESHGGFVWIGLYRPTDAELDALAAEFGLHPLAVEDTRKGHQRAKLERYGDSLFVVLRPARYLDDVEQVEFGELHVFTGPDYAITIRHAESPDLAKVRRRLESSPELLARGPEAVLYAVLDEVVDEYAPVDAGLENDIDEIEEQLFSGDPEVTRRIYDLASEVMEFQRATRPLVGMFDALERGFEKYAVDLELQRYLRDVKDHVLRIVEHGDTFRQLLQNALQVHSTLVAQRQNEETKVLSEAAVAQSEQAKKVSSWAAIIFAPTLVAGIYGMNFTHMPELDEPWGYPFALALMLAFAGVLYGLFKRKGWL
- a CDS encoding polyprenyl synthetase family protein, with amino-acid sequence MLPAPVIAAALEPALEQGLEERIDDALGDVTALAGAHWNEIGRRTEIAGPEMADLVAGARAADGGKYLRPRLAAAAFLAHGGTDVALLRHVAGAVQLVHLALCAHDDVIDGDRVRHGRPNVIGRTEANTLAAGLGASAAIRQGEASGLLAGDLALNAAAIALITAPAQDRVRLRLAAVALDAIEQTVAGELLDVRSETLPPEQSRPLLVARLKTAAYSVTLPLQLGAIAAGADGSSTGDPAELDRIERVGTALGIAYQLGDDDLGLFGATETTGKSTISDLRDGKRTEHIRLALERAAPADRARIVQALGSPEADEEDARRVREIVTATGARASVHELIRTHLELGIRTARAELPAQLAEYLAGLALSLRHRTS
- a CDS encoding inositol-3-phosphate synthase; its protein translation is MEHHAQHEPAAQPTEADGGARATEWTRGRVGLWLIGARGSVATTVAVGVHALGARIAPPTGCTTSGPGFAEVPLPGFDEIVIGGHDLSTTPVGLRAEQLAAAGMIPAAIVAAVRDELDAVDAEVRPGYDPSTHTGSQSEAVARLAADLVDFRERNGLAHVTVVDVSSTEPLPADRPEFHDPALLAAAIAEPGAAVLPPSSIAALAAVEAGASYACFTPSAGLGLPALRAIARPRIAFAGQDGKTGETLLRTVLAPMFVERGMHVLSWAGANLLGGGDGQTLADPEAVRSKLASKTRGLHSLVGEHVVAPLHIDNVPDLGDVKTAWDHVHAEGFLSSRITLQTTWTAYDSMLAAPLVIDLARLLSLAGAAGVRGVVPALGSFFKDPWGSEVHAFADQSTALKSWAADLGEQVAGQDAAGAAEGQAGAAAPGADPVPIGGVR